From Mustelus asterias chromosome 19, sMusAst1.hap1.1, whole genome shotgun sequence, one genomic window encodes:
- the prpf18 gene encoding pre-mRNA-splicing factor 18 isoform X1, producing the protein MAAGGMEQLRAEIARKRRQLEERQLAGESKKFFKRSDLAKKEEEAYLERCGYQVVNEEPTPKMQPKTSEEDASSSNPVLELELAEEKLPMTLSRQEVIRRLRERGEPIRLFAETDYEAFQRLRKIEILTPEINKGLRNDLKAAMDKIDQQYLNEIVAGQEQGEEEGQNDLKVHEENTTIEELEALGESLGQGDDYKDMDTITKVLRFLLDVWAKDLNAREDYLKCSVQGKLAGATHKQTESYLKPLFRKLRKKTLSQDIKESITDIIKFMLQREYVKANDAYLQMAIGNAPWPIGVTMVGIHARTGREKIFSKHVAHVLNDETQRKYIQGLKRLMTICQKHFSTDPSKCVEYNAL; encoded by the exons ATGGCAGCCGGAGGGATGGAGCAGCTGCGGGCGGAGATCGCCAGGAAACGGCGGCAGCTGGAGGAGCGGCAgctggcgggg GAATCAAAAAAGTTCTTCAAACGTAGTGACCTTGCTAAAAAGGAGGAAGAGGCATATTTAGAGAGATGTGGTTATCAG GTTGTAAATGAGGAGCCAACACCAAAG ATGCAGCCAAAAACAAGTGAAGAAGATGCTTCTTCTTCAAACCCAGTGCTTGAACTCGAACTTGCTGAAGAGAAATTACCAATGACCCTTTCCAGGCAAGAG GTTATCCGAAGGTTACGTGAAAGAGGAGAACCAATTCGGTTGTTTGCTGAAACAGACTATGAAGCTTTTCAGCGTCTTCGCAAAATAGAAATCTTAACTCCTGAAATTAATAAG GGTTTGAGAAATGACTTGAAAGCTGCTATGGATAAGATAGACCAGCAGTATTTAAATGAGATTGTGGCTGGTCAGGAGCAAGGCGAAGAGGAGGGACAGAATGACCTTAAAGTTCATGAAGAAAACACAACGATTGAGGAATTGGAG GCCTTGGGTGAGTCCTTGGGACAGGGTGATGACTATAAAGACATGGACACGATAACCAAAGTTCTAAGG TTTCTTCTCGATGTTTGGGCAAAAGACCTGAATGCCAGAGAGGATTATTTAAAGTGCAGTGTACAGGGTAAACTTGCTGGAGCCACCCACAAGCAGACTGAATCCTACCTGAAACCTCTCTTCAGGAAACTTCGAAAAAAG ACCTTGTCCCAGGACATTAAAGAGTCCATAACTGATATTATCAAATTCATGTTGCAAAGAGAATATGTTAAG GCAAATGATGCTTACCTTCAGATGGCCATTGGCAATGCCCCATGGCCTATTGGAGTGACCATGGTCGGTATCCATGCACGTACAGGTCGTGAAAAGATTTTTTCCAAACACGTGGCACATGTTTTGAATGACGAAACGCAGCGGAAATACATTCAG GGGTTGAAGCGGTTGATGACCATCTGCCAAAAGCATTTTTCAACAGACCCATCAAAGTGTGTGGAATACAATGCCCTCTAA
- the prpf18 gene encoding pre-mRNA-splicing factor 18 isoform X2, producing the protein MAAGGMEQLRAEIARKRRQLEERQLAGESKKFFKRSDLAKKEEEAYLERCGYQMQPKTSEEDASSSNPVLELELAEEKLPMTLSRQEVIRRLRERGEPIRLFAETDYEAFQRLRKIEILTPEINKGLRNDLKAAMDKIDQQYLNEIVAGQEQGEEEGQNDLKVHEENTTIEELEALGESLGQGDDYKDMDTITKVLRFLLDVWAKDLNAREDYLKCSVQGKLAGATHKQTESYLKPLFRKLRKKTLSQDIKESITDIIKFMLQREYVKANDAYLQMAIGNAPWPIGVTMVGIHARTGREKIFSKHVAHVLNDETQRKYIQGLKRLMTICQKHFSTDPSKCVEYNAL; encoded by the exons ATGGCAGCCGGAGGGATGGAGCAGCTGCGGGCGGAGATCGCCAGGAAACGGCGGCAGCTGGAGGAGCGGCAgctggcgggg GAATCAAAAAAGTTCTTCAAACGTAGTGACCTTGCTAAAAAGGAGGAAGAGGCATATTTAGAGAGATGTGGTTATCAG ATGCAGCCAAAAACAAGTGAAGAAGATGCTTCTTCTTCAAACCCAGTGCTTGAACTCGAACTTGCTGAAGAGAAATTACCAATGACCCTTTCCAGGCAAGAG GTTATCCGAAGGTTACGTGAAAGAGGAGAACCAATTCGGTTGTTTGCTGAAACAGACTATGAAGCTTTTCAGCGTCTTCGCAAAATAGAAATCTTAACTCCTGAAATTAATAAG GGTTTGAGAAATGACTTGAAAGCTGCTATGGATAAGATAGACCAGCAGTATTTAAATGAGATTGTGGCTGGTCAGGAGCAAGGCGAAGAGGAGGGACAGAATGACCTTAAAGTTCATGAAGAAAACACAACGATTGAGGAATTGGAG GCCTTGGGTGAGTCCTTGGGACAGGGTGATGACTATAAAGACATGGACACGATAACCAAAGTTCTAAGG TTTCTTCTCGATGTTTGGGCAAAAGACCTGAATGCCAGAGAGGATTATTTAAAGTGCAGTGTACAGGGTAAACTTGCTGGAGCCACCCACAAGCAGACTGAATCCTACCTGAAACCTCTCTTCAGGAAACTTCGAAAAAAG ACCTTGTCCCAGGACATTAAAGAGTCCATAACTGATATTATCAAATTCATGTTGCAAAGAGAATATGTTAAG GCAAATGATGCTTACCTTCAGATGGCCATTGGCAATGCCCCATGGCCTATTGGAGTGACCATGGTCGGTATCCATGCACGTACAGGTCGTGAAAAGATTTTTTCCAAACACGTGGCACATGTTTTGAATGACGAAACGCAGCGGAAATACATTCAG GGGTTGAAGCGGTTGATGACCATCTGCCAAAAGCATTTTTCAACAGACCCATCAAAGTGTGTGGAATACAATGCCCTCTAA